The window ttcgagATGCCGAAGCGCAGGTTTTCCCTTAGTTTTTCCGTTGCCTGCCGCCGCTTTCAGTGCTTCTTGCCGCTTTTCTTCCCATGgactttttgttgttttttttgttgcaactCCGTTTTACTGGCTCTCCTTTCTCTCTCTTCTAtgctttcttcttcttcttctgttgttttcgtattttttttgttggtgctTTTTGAGTATTGACGAGTTAATTTCACAGCGTTTCAATTTGTTtggtttgttttgttgttgttgttgtttgtttgttgtttttttttttattttgaaagtCTTCGTTTCAAGCTtggcttgtttatttgttttgtttttttgtttttattttttatttgcgcAGTCGCTTtgtctccctctctctctctctctgtgtcTCGCTCACACCCACGGGACGTAGGCCGCCCGTCAAATTTTGGATcggcgttttttttttatttttatattttctttgcaaagcaaaaacaaatcGAAAACAGAAAGAgtccaaaaaactaaaaagttGATGGCAGAATTTTTCGTTTCGCCCTCGTTGACTTTTTTTGAGCTAAGTAATTGTtgaattcttttttattttcctcttttctcctcctccttttgCTGTAGCTtgcgattttatttatttgtgtattattttttgtttgttttttgattcGTTTTCGatggtgttttatttttaatatttttatttttgtttttgttgttttatattattattatttaattcagATTATGATGAAAGTGATGTCAAAACGGAGTTTTAGTTACAAAAGCTGTGAAAAGAAGAAGAGAAATGTCTAgattagcaaaaaaaaaatatcatttcttttttttttatctaatagttagttgttgttgtttttgggaGTGAAATCTACACCGAAAGTCGTCTACTGCAGTTTTTATCGATTTTTCAGTGTTGCAAACGGAGAGCTGCCGGAAAAaattgcacacacacactctcacccCCCACATACGGacatacatacacacacacattctaATTCACACGCAGGCAATTGCAATTGTAAACTATTTTTACTCATTTCCGATGTGGTTTTATGCGTAAATTTAGCCGTACACACGCACACATTCATCCAACTGCCAAGTTTGTTACAAAAACGCTTTTCCTCAATTTTTTTTCGGACTGCAAATTTTGGTACCCCcaaacgcacacacacacacacacagacttTGGTAGAATCGGCAGGCGTTTGGAAAAAACTCTTTTTAACATATCAAACAggctattttttgttgtttttcaattcCTGTCGGCACAACACTATTTGCGGCACATTTTCcgcatatttttgtttcgaaTTCgacttaaataaatatgaaattgGAGGCGAAAAAAATTTTCACGTCCAGTCTACGCACCACACGACAGCACAACAGCCAGTGTTGCCAGACATTCCCAACAACCCACAAAATAATGCAGCTTTCCCCTAAATTCAAAAATGGGATTATTAAAAGTAAAAACTGTACATTTTTGCCTAAACATAATTATCCCCTGAAATgctcaaataaaatttaaacttttgaGCTTTTAAATCTTGCAATAAATGCTAATCGCCTCAACATAGATCGCCATagttttgcaatttttccaaacataagctttatttaaaatgtattttgttAGAAAATGGTATGTTCTAGAAAttttcatcaggatcggccaactatatccgaTATTTGCTATATATGTTAACCCCAGAAACTGCCATATTTGCCGACAGTGTTAATAAATGCTGTTTTGGCCAGGGTCTATTGTGACCTCAATTGAAAGTTCTTGAAgttcatttaaaataatatgtatTGAATAATAATTAGTTGAGCAATGaaaattaattcaattacACTCTTTTTATTAAGAATATAGCGTAAAATTCGCAATTATGTATGATTAATATAAGGAACTAGTTCCGCCTAAGCTCTAGGTAGTCATTTATGCTTGCATCCCTGGTTCGATAGCGATATCTCGTCATCCCTCGAAATTTCACAATCGCGCACCGCACCGTAGTAATAATTTTTAACGTTTTTCACATCCAGCGAACGAAATTCAAAACGACACACTGCTGTATGAGGCGGCTACTTTTGGTTCCAGTTCGATAAAACAGTATTCGGGAGAGCGGACAAAATTTGGGCAGTGTAATCTTCGAGAGCAGCCGCTGTTCCACAAACTTAGTTCAATCGTTGGGTAACCTATCAGAGAACCCGGGGAAATGGCATTCCGGCTGTTAAGCACGGCCAAGACGATGGGCAGCCTGATGAGGCGGAACTATGTGTCTGGAAAAGTAAGCGATGCTGTTTAAGATGAAAAATCGACTAATAAAAACTTTCCCAACCGCTTTGTTAGGTTCAGAGGGCAACTGGAGGGTTACCCATAGGAGCGACTGGAGCTGGAGTCTACATGTTCCCAGTGGAGCTGAATCCGCTTATCCGCTACATTGCCAAACAGATCCAGCTTCTCTGCAAGAAGCCTCCCAAGGGATTCGAGAAATACTTCGAAGCCGGGGGCAAGTCGTCACAACCAAAAGGTGCTGCCGCCGAAGGGAAACCGTCGTCTGGATCCAACAAGTCCGCCTCGGAAAAGCCCGGTACCTCGCCGCCAGCGCCATCGAAACAAGCCAAATCCGCCCCAGAAGCTAAATCTGATTGGAATTTCGGAATGTTCAGCAACAGTTCTAGAGGACCCTCTGGAAGGAGTGGCAACACACCTGGCGGTAGGCCTTTAAGCGAaggaggcggcggcggtgaCCGGGAACGTTGGATTCTGCTGGGCGCCATTGGCGCAGTGGTGCTGGTTGGATCCTTTGCCTTTTTCGAGATGGGCTACAAGGAGATCTCTTGGAAGGAGTTCGTCAACAGGTGCGACACTGCAAGACTCTATATGTTATGCTTTATAACTATTCTGTTTACAAAAATTATAGCTACCTGTCAAAGGGAGTTGTGGAGAAGCTGGAGGTGGTCAACAAAAAATGGGTGCGCGTGCGATTGCAACAGAATAACAGCAGTGGAGGCATTCTCTGGTTCAACATTGGCAGCGTCGACAGCTTTGAGAGGAATCTGGAAACGGCACAGACAGAACAGGGCACCGAGTCGATCAACTTTGTGCCTGTCATCTACCGCAATGAGGTAGAGGCGGCCAGCTTGACTGGCCTGTTGCCCACGCTGCTGATCATCGGATTTCTGGTCTATATGATGCGCAAGTCCGCGGACATGATGGGCGGTGGACGGGGGCGGAAAGGTGGTGGTCTCTTTGGCGGCGTCATGCAGTCTACCGCCAAGCTGATCAATCCCAATGAGATTGGTGTAGGCTTCAAGTAAGTGAAGAGTCTCCTAAAGTctcaattattaaataaattatattttagagACGTTGCTGGCTGCGAGGAGGCAAAGATTGAGATCATGGAGTTTGTCAACTTTTTGAAGAATCCCCAGCAATACATCGACCTGGGTGCAAAGATACCAAAGGGGGCCATGCTAACTGGTCCACCCGGCACGGGTAAAACGCTCCTAGCGAAGGCCACGGCCGGTGAAGCGAATGTGCCTTTCATCACAGTCTCTGGATCAGAGTTCCTGGAGATGTTTGTGGGCGTTGGCCCGTCCCGAGTCCGGGATATGTTCGCCATGGCTCGTAAGCATGCTCCCTGCATTTTGTTCATCGACGAAATCGACGCCGTTGGCCGCAAACGAGGCGGCAAAACCTTCGGTGGTCATTCCGAGCAGGAGAACACACTTAACCAGCTGCTAGTCGAAATGGACGGTTTCAACACCACAACGAACGTGGTGGTGCTGGCCGCTACGAATCGTGTGGATATTCTTGACAAAGCCCTCATGCGACCAGGTCGCTTCGATCGACAAATCTATGTGCCCGCTCCGGACATCAAGGGCAGGGCGAGCATCTTCAAGGTGCATCTGGGTAACCTGAAAACAGAGCTGGACAAGAATGATCTGAGCCGGAAGATGGCGGCCCTCACGCCCGGTTTTACAGGCGCTGATATTGCGAACGTTTGTAACGAAGCTGCCTTGATTGCCGCCCGCGACTCCAAGGACTCGATTATCCTGAAGCACTTCGAACAGGCAATTGAACGTGTCATCGCTGGCATGGAGAAGAAAACAAATGTGTTGGCGCCCGAGGAGAAGCGCACGGTGGCGCATCACGAGGCTGGGCATGCGGTGGCAGGCTGGTTCCTGGAGCACGCCGATCCCCTGCTCAAAGTATCGATCATACCCCGCGGAAAGGGCTTGGGCTATGCCCAGTACCTGCCCAAGGATCATTATTTGCTCTCCAAGGAGCAGCTTTTCGATCGCATGTGCATGACTTTGGGTGGTCGTGTCGCGGAAGAGTTGTTCTTCAATAGGATCACCACCGGTGCCCAGGATGATCTGAAGAAGATCACGGACATTGCCTACTCGCAGGTGGTGCGGTTCGGCATGAACGATAAAGTGGGCCAGGTCAGCTTCGATGTGGGCCAAGCTGGTGATCCGGTGTTCAGCAAACCCTATTCGGAAGACACAGCACAACTGATCGATGGCGAAGTCAGGACCATTATTAAGTGTGCCCACGAAGCGACGACCGAACTGCTGAGTAAACACAAGGAGGATGTGCGTCGTGTTGCCGAGAGATTGCTTCAAAACGAGGTTCTCAGCCGCGACGACATGATCGAGCTGCTTGGTCCCCGGCCGTTCAAGGAGAAGTCCACATATGAGGAGTTTGTTGAAGGAACTGGATCGTTCGAGGAGGACACAAGTCTGCCGGAAGGCTTGAAGAGTTGGAACAAGGAAAAAGAGCG of the Drosophila ananassae strain 14024-0371.13 chromosome 2R, ASM1763931v2, whole genome shotgun sequence genome contains:
- the LOC6507033 gene encoding AFG3-like protein 2 gives rise to the protein MAFRLLSTAKTMGSLMRRNYVSGKVQRATGGLPIGATGAGVYMFPVELNPLIRYIAKQIQLLCKKPPKGFEKYFEAGGKSSQPKGAAAEGKPSSGSNKSASEKPGTSPPAPSKQAKSAPEAKSDWNFGMFSNSSRGPSGRSGNTPGGRPLSEGGGGGDRERWILLGAIGAVVLVGSFAFFEMGYKEISWKEFVNSYLSKGVVEKLEVVNKKWVRVRLQQNNSSGGILWFNIGSVDSFERNLETAQTEQGTESINFVPVIYRNEVEAASLTGLLPTLLIIGFLVYMMRKSADMMGGGRGRKGGGLFGGVMQSTAKLINPNEIGVGFKDVAGCEEAKIEIMEFVNFLKNPQQYIDLGAKIPKGAMLTGPPGTGKTLLAKATAGEANVPFITVSGSEFLEMFVGVGPSRVRDMFAMARKHAPCILFIDEIDAVGRKRGGKTFGGHSEQENTLNQLLVEMDGFNTTTNVVVLAATNRVDILDKALMRPGRFDRQIYVPAPDIKGRASIFKVHLGNLKTELDKNDLSRKMAALTPGFTGADIANVCNEAALIAARDSKDSIILKHFEQAIERVIAGMEKKTNVLAPEEKRTVAHHEAGHAVAGWFLEHADPLLKVSIIPRGKGLGYAQYLPKDHYLLSKEQLFDRMCMTLGGRVAEELFFNRITTGAQDDLKKITDIAYSQVVRFGMNDKVGQVSFDVGQAGDPVFSKPYSEDTAQLIDGEVRTIIKCAHEATTELLSKHKEDVRRVAERLLQNEVLSRDDMIELLGPRPFKEKSTYEEFVEGTGSFEEDTSLPEGLKSWNKEKERPQPLDTDSTPSSPPTKPVTAGSG